In Methanocaldococcus sp. FS406-22, the genomic stretch ATATAGATAGCTAAATCAACTAGTAATGGAAATACAATCGCCATAAGAATTACATACAGTGACGTTGCATAATCCAAATTCATAATATCACCAAAAAATTAAAATAAAAATATTGAGAATGATTTTTAAAGTTTAAACTAAAATGCACCTACTGCAGCACCAATTATTGCACCTTCTGGCCCTGCCAGTGCTCCTATTTCAGCACCAATAGTCATTCCAGCTCTCCATCCAATTCTTCCACCTAAATATGAACCAACATGTCCTGCTCCTTTTATTACATATTCATTGTCAGATAATTTTTCACCAACATATGTCCCTGCTTTATCTCCTAACTTATGTCCTAAATACCATCCAACATCTCCCAAAGCCACTGGCTCAGCTACTAAGGCTCCTACCATGCTTACCAAAACTATTGCCCCAAAAATCTTATATACTCCCTTCTCTAAAAATTTCATATTGCCACCTCTGTATGGTGGTTCCACTACCCTTTATTGGCTCAGCTCCATATAGGAGCGTCATCGCCAACTATTTTTAATTTTTTTAAAGAGTATTTTAACACATCTTTTTAACGCCCTTATCATTTTCCACGTTTTTCGTAAATGTAATAATACAAATACTACTATATATACATATCGATTTAAATTAAATAGTAAAGTATAAATATGGAAATAGATTACCTACTAGAAAACTTAATAACTATAAAAAAGTAAAGTGATTTACTTTAAAATTTCTCTTATGGCATACCACTTTTTTACAGAAGTCGGCTTTACAATACCATTAATCACATCATAAAATAGAATCTCATTTTTAATTAAAAATTTAACCTCATTCATGAGATTGTTTTTTATAATTTCACTAATATCAATTTTTATTTTATCTTTAAATAATTTTAAGGTATTAACTAACCTCTTCATCTCAAACTCCTTTTGAGTAGATATTAAATATAAAATCTTATCCCTCTCAATATTAATCCACTGCTTTATAGTCTCTTCAACTGATAAACCCAATTTTTTATTATTTATTAATTGGGAGATTTCATAAGGTAAGGATAGATAATTTAAGGCATAATTAATCTCTTCCTCATTAAAACCCTCCTCTTTTAAAATCTCTCTTATAGTTCCTTTTCTTAACCAATCAATTAGATAATATTCGGAAGTATTTTCTAAAGTAGAGTTTTGATATATCTCTTCAATAAATAAGGTATCAGAAGTTATACAAATAACATGGCACAAATGCTCCATTTTAGTCAGAGAGACAAAGAGGTTAAATAGTTCATTTAATAAGGATTTTCCCCCATTAAAGTAGATATTTTTTAATTTCTGTAATTCATCAATTATTAAAACTGGCTTTTTTCCATCTTCAACAACAGCATTTATTGATTCATTTATCTCAGCAAATACATCATTCAAACTTAAGTTATTAAAATCAAAATTCTTCTCAATCCCAAACTTACAAACCCCTAAGTTGAGTTCTAATTTATTCAACAGATATTTCTTATCAGATTTTTCAAAAAACACTCTTAAAAACTCCTCCTTACTATAAGTAGCATATTTTCTTAGATTGTAATAGAAAAACACTATATCACTGTTTTCTAAATCTTTAATAACTCTTCTCATTACAGTTGATTTACCAGATGATTTTGGGCCGTAAACGAATAAAATAGAGTTTGGTTCTAATTGGCAATATGTTTTTAGATAGTTAAGTTCTTTTTCTCTATTGTAGAATTTCATTATAAATCACCACAAAAAATAGATTTTATCTTAATTATAAAGCATAATTGTATTTAAATCTTATGTTAGTAGGTAGTTGGCTATCTTTGGAGTAATATAAACTTCTATAAAAGCGGCTATAACTATTAGAATTATTGACATTATTGCTAATTTCAAGAATTCTCTAATATCTTCATTAGCTATTGGTTTTTCTTTCTTATCTAAGAGATAAAGAACTATCTCATAAGGAATTTTAAAGCCTGCTACTGCTGATATCAATATGGCTGGAATTTCGAATATTCCATGGGGAAGTATGGTTATTAGAATATATTTTAAATCTGCACCAATAAAAAATAGACCTTTAACTTCAAGACCAATAACAAAACCATTATAAAGCATATTAACAAAAGTGGTGAATCCAAACAAAACACTCCCAGATAAGTTTATTAATATAACTTTTAAGTTGTTTGTTAAAATACCTAAAAAAGTATGCGGAAATATTATGTTAATATCAATCTTTGGAAAGTTATTGGACGTTGGTATTTTTGTAAAGAATCCTATAATAAATGATATAGAAAATAAAAAAACTGGTAGAATGTAGTAGGATTTTAGTTTTTTGATTAGTTCTTTGAAGAGCATTGAGATTCACCAAATTTAACTCCTAATTCATTTATATTCTTTATAATTTTTAATATTGACAAGTATTCTCCAAATAATGCTCCAAATAAAACCCCTGGAATGTATATTGCCCAAAATACTATAATACTAAACGTTATAGTGTTAAATAGTAATATAGATGATAATATAGCAAGAATTAAAGAAATTAAGAATATCTTATTTAGTACGGCTTTAGAAAAATCTTTTATTATTTTAGAAATGGAATCCCCACTATCAATATATTTCAACTTATCTCTCCAATAATATATTCCATACCCAACTCCAATACAGAATGCAGTTATATACATGTGAACGGTAATTGGATTAAATTGGATATATACATTAAAAATTTTGCCCATATAAATAACTAAAAAGAACATAAATACTGCAAATATCGGACATAGGATTATCATATAATATGCATCTCTTTTATAGGAATTCAAATCCATAATAACACCCCAAAAAATAAAAAATGGATTTCTAAATAATATTTCCCAATACAAATTAAATGGCTACACCACAAGCTGCTGGTATAATACCCACAGGACCTGCACATAATCCTGCTCCTATTAATTCACAAGCTACACAACAATCGTAAGCAGTAAATGGGGCTAGTATTGCCATACTGGTATAATGATGCCCCTTATATTCTTCATAATTAATGTATGCTTCAGCAGCTAATTTACTATTCCCCAAAGCCACTGGCTCAGCTACTAAGGCACTTACCATGCTTACCAAAACTATTGCCCCAAAAACCTTATATACTCCCTTATCTAAAAATTTCATATTGCCCACCTTTTTAGTTGGTTGGCAATTCCGAATTGGCTCAGCTCCATATAGGAGCGTCATCGCCAACTATTTTTAATTTTTTTAAAGAGTATTTTAATAACCTATCTAATAGCCCTTATTATTTTTCATAAACATAATAATGTAAAACTCCTATATATATACATATCGATTTAAATTAAATAGTAAAATATAAATAGTAAATTTCCCTCCTGTTAAGAAATCTAATAAGTTAATTATAATAATTAAATTTATAAAATTAAATAGAATTTATTATTTATAGAATTTGTATATCAACATCATTATCTCGAATAAAGCCATAATAACCAATAATCCCATAATCCATGTTTTATAAGGTAGTTCTAAATTAAACATTAAAATAAGTAAAACCCCAAATAGGAAATACCAAATACTCCAATATAACCTATATTTTTTGTTGTTATTCATAATATCACCTTCTATATATTTAAAAAAATTAAAGCTAAATTTCCCAATAATGGCCCAATATAAGCCAGTGTAATAATAAATAGAGTTAGCTTTTTCCCAAATGTTTTGTACATTTTCAAATAACCTCTTTTATATATTGCAAAGAATCCTAAACCTAAATATATAATAAAAATATTGATAATAGATAATGGTTTTGTTTTAAGATAATATAAATTTAGAGCTATTAAAAACACTCAGTAAGCATTACCAATATTGCCATAAATTTTTCTTAGTTTTACATTATTCATTATTTCCCCATTGTTTGATTATTTTCTCGTGATTTGCAATTTAATATCCATAAGGTATCAACTATTATCACAAAAATCAGAAATAATATATTTAAATATACGCTTTTAAAATTATATGACAAAAGAAGAGTTATAATTATGGTATTTATTGTTAGAAATTGAAAGTATTTTTTACGTTTCTCATTACATTTTTGTTCACTCATTGTCTTCACCTAAAAATAAATTATGTTATTGGAATATAGGCAAAAATTCATCCTACGATGTTATTTGATTTTTTGAGTATGTTGTAACCTATAGAAAAACAAATGCCGCCTCCATAGCTTAATATGGATAAGATAATCACGCTTTCTATTTGAGTGGATGATATTGGCACCAATATAAGATATTTAATTAATACTGCTGAGAATATAACGACTAATGGAAATGAAAATAAAAATATTTTAAAAAATTTTTCAATCCTATTTTTTTCAAATATGACATACTTTCCAATATCTCCATTCAATAGAATTTTTGATAAATAAAACCCAATTAATATGCCAATTGCAAATAAAACCACTGAAACATTAAATATATTTTTTAATAAGCCCCAACCATAATTTAAATAAAAATTAGAAACCAATATTGGAATAACCCATAATAATATACCCTCAACCATTAAGCTTATTCCAACAGTAATTGGACTATTCATCCATGAATAAGCAATATCTCCCATAATATCCCATTTAATGATTACTTAATGCCCCCTATTATTTTTCACATTTTTTATAAATTAAAATAATACAAAATCCTTATATATGCATATCGATTTGAATTAAATAGCTAAGTATAAAAAGGAAATAACCTTCCTGATAAAAAACTTAACTATATAAAAAAGTAAGCTATTATTTAATTTTTGATAAATCGATAGGAATTTTTCATGGTTTCACTTAAGTTATATCTTAATAATCGATATTATCCCTAATTTTTTTAATGAAACTTAGCATTTCAACGTAAATCCATATAAGTGTCACTAACAAAGAAAATGCACAATACCATTCAAAATCTTTTGGAAATTGGTTTTTAATCATCGTTTCAATCATATCAAAATCCAATAATAGATTTAATGATGCAACTGTCCCTACAAATAAACTAAAACCAATTCCTACCGCACCACTTTTAAATGTTGGCAAGTAAATGCCCGAAATCGCCAATATAAAAGATATAAAGTAAAATATCGCAATTCCAAGAGTTGTAGAAATGATCACTACTTTAAATTTACTGGTAACCTCAATAATCCTATATTTGTATATAAGAAACATTATTAAAAAGATACCAAATGTCATGAACAATGCTTGAGACACTATTCCCTCATATGATGATTCAAAAATTTGTGAGATTACTCCAATGCTTAACCCCTCAACAATTGCATATATTGGAGATAAATATTTCACAAGTTTAGGATTATTATATTCAAAATATGCCCAAACAAATAAAATTAACATAATAATTGCTCCCATAGCTCCAGTTAAAACCATAAGTAGTGGTGAGTGAATATAATAAAATGAAAATATTGCTGATGCTAATGTAATCAAAATTAGAATCAATGATTTATTTATAGTACCATTTACTGTCATAAATTCTTTATTATTTGTTTTGAAAATATCTATATTATTTAAGTCTAATACACGTTTTAATAATAAGTTAGACATTTATACCCTCCTTTCTATGATTGGTATTATTATTGATTTTTCATCCCTAATAAACGATAACAATGACATGTTTTCCGTTCTTTTCTATATTTTTAATGTATTCTTTTAATCCTTTTAAATTGTGTATTATTTTTTTGAATGTTATTTTTTCAACTGGGCTAAATATAATCTTTGCAAATTTATCTGCAATATTCTTTTTCTTAAGCACAAACCTTAATATCGCATCTATTGGCAGCAATAACACAACCAATAACGAAAAAATAAGGATTAGTAACATATCACTATATTTACAATTATCCATACATTCGGATGCTTCGCTATCTTCAACATTATAATAACTGATTTCTATTCTATGGTTTTTAAGTGTTTCTTCTATTTCTTTAAGCATTTCTTCCAATCCAGATTCTTTAAATAAATTGGGATCTGGACAATAACCGAATTCCACTAAAATTACTTTTGAATTCTTTTGTTTAGCTAATTCGCTGATAATTTTATCCATTTTCTCATAAAAATCAACTATAGGCAAATACTCAGCCATTTTCATCCCCATGTTAATTTAAAGAGTTATCTTTTTTAATGTAGCTATTGCCACACATGTGCTCATTGTGATTATGAACAATACCACGAAAGTCATGTATGTAAAAAATCTCCAATTATACACTACAGTCAAGAATATACCAACTATTAAATATATCTTAACCAAAATCCATAAAAAAACTATATTCAATAAGTTAGATTTTTTGTATTTTTTCCATTGCATAGAGTAATATTTTTATAGCATGCCCCATAAAGACACCAATAGATATTTATTCTAACCAATTTTTATTGAAGTCGTTTTT encodes the following:
- a CDS encoding Bax inhibitor-1/YccA family protein, with product MSNLLLKRVLDLNNIDIFKTNNKEFMTVNGTINKSLILILITLASAIFSFYYIHSPLLMVLTGAMGAIIMLILFVWAYFEYNNPKLVKYLSPIYAIVEGLSIGVISQIFESSYEGIVSQALFMTFGIFLIMFLIYKYRIIEVTSKFKVVIISTTLGIAIFYFISFILAISGIYLPTFKSGAVGIGFSLFVGTVASLNLLLDFDMIETMIKNQFPKDFEWYCAFSLLVTLIWIYVEMLSFIKKIRDNIDY
- a CDS encoding stage II sporulation protein M, encoding MLFKELIKKLKSYYILPVFLFSISFIIGFFTKIPTSNNFPKIDINIIFPHTFLGILTNNLKVILINLSGSVLFGFTTFVNMLYNGFVIGLEVKGLFFIGADLKYILITILPHGIFEIPAILISAVAGFKIPYEIVLYLLDKKEKPIANEDIREFLKLAIMSIILIVIAAFIEVYITPKIANYLLT
- a CDS encoding ATP-binding protein; this translates as MKFYNREKELNYLKTYCQLEPNSILFVYGPKSSGKSTVMRRVIKDLENSDIVFFYYNLRKYATYSKEEFLRVFFEKSDKKYLLNKLELNLGVCKFGIEKNFDFNNLSLNDVFAEINESINAVVEDGKKPVLIIDELQKLKNIYFNGGKSLLNELFNLFVSLTKMEHLCHVICITSDTLFIEEIYQNSTLENTSEYYLIDWLRKGTIREILKEEGFNEEEINYALNYLSLPYEISQLINNKKLGLSVEETIKQWINIERDKILYLISTQKEFEMKRLVNTLKLFKDKIKIDISEIIKNNLMNEVKFLIKNEILFYDVINGIVKPTSVKKWYAIREILK